One region of Carya illinoinensis cultivar Pawnee chromosome 8, C.illinoinensisPawnee_v1, whole genome shotgun sequence genomic DNA includes:
- the LOC122319101 gene encoding protein arginine N-methyltransferase 2: MDQLGEQLCEAAKSGADTNELRVLIDSGADVSYFDGQGLTPLMHASKHGHAHVVKILLGAGAPWNALSPSNLSAGDFAMEAGHQEAFDTLLNAGIQAELVLGTIARTENKKGNLDVDYLEDRVIFSEDKLMDSENKAVMMAWEKPLMEAHAKAVCSGGGHILNIGFGMGLVDTAIQQYAPVKHTIIEAHPEVYERMLHTGWGEKDNVKIIFGRWQDVLPQLKSYDGIFFDTYGEYYEDLREFHQHLPVLLKPGGIYSFFNGLCGGNAFFHVVYCHLVSLELENLGYSTQLIPLPVKDCLGEEVWEGVKQKYWQLDTYYLPVCQSIQDSE, encoded by the exons ATGGACCAATTAGGTGAGCAACTATGCGAGGCGGCGAAGAGTGGCGCCGACACGAACGAGCTGAGAGTTCTGATCGATTCCGGAGCGGACGTGTCCTATTTCGACGGGCAAGGCCTCACTCCGCTCATGCATGCGTCCAAGCACGGCCACGCCCACGTTGTCAAGATCCTTCTCGGAGCCGGCGCGCCCTGGAACGCCCTCTCCCCCTCCAACCTCTCTGCTGGCGATTTCGCTATGGAAGCAGGCCACCAGGAAGCTTTTGATACACTCCTCAATGCCG GGATCCAGGCTGAATTGGTCCTCGGAACAATTGCAagaacagaaaataaaaagggtaATCTCGATGTAGATTACTTGGAAGATAGGGTTATTTTTAGTGAGGATAAGCTGATGGACTCTGAAAACAAGGCTGTCATGATGGCTTGGGAGAAACCTTTAATGGAGGCTCATGCCAAAGCAGTTTGCTCAGGAGGTGGCCACATTCTGAACATTGGATTCGGAATGGGTCTTGTGGATACTGCCATTCAGCAATATGCGCCAGTCAAGCACACTATTATTGAGGCTCACCCAGAAGTTTATGAACGAATGCTTCATACTGGTTGGGGTGAGAAGGATAATGTAAAGATAATATTTGGCCGTTGGCAAGATGTTCTTCCTCAACTCAAATCTTATGATG GTATTTTCTTTGATACTTACGGAGAGTATTATGAAGACCTGAGAGAGTTCCACCAACATCTTCCTGTGTTGTTGAAGCCTGGGGGAATCTACTCATTCTTCAATGGCCTTTGCGGAGGTAATGCATTCTTCCATGTTGTCTACTGTCATTTAGTTTCTTTGGAACTGGAGAATTTGGGCTACTCCACGCAGTTAATTCCATTGCCTGTTAAAGATTGCTTAGGAGAAGAAGTTTGGGAAGGTGTGAAACAGAAATATTGGCAACTTGATACATATTATCTTCCTGTTTGCCAGTCAATACAAGATTCTGAATGA
- the LOC122319098 gene encoding subtilisin-like protease SBT1.7 — MKIMAFGFLHMVLVLVIFACAYAAAEEQSRKTKQTYIVRMDKTSMPASFNDHSQWYAASLKSVSDSAEMLYTYNNAIHGFSTALTVEEAESLEQQSGILSVQPEVRYELHTTRTPEFLGIENTEAPLFPTSNQESDVIVGVFDTGVWPELKSFDDTGMGPVPRGWKGGCEVATTFLSSSCNRKLIGARFFSKGYELAIGSIDPKTESKSPRDDDGHGTHTSTTAAGSAVAGANLFGYASGIARGMATQARIAVYKVCWLGGCFSTDIVAAMDKAIEDGVHVISMSIGGGISEYYNDIIATAAFNATAQGIIVSCSAGNSGPDPGSLTNVAPWITTVGAGTLDRDFPAVVNLGNRRSYTGVSLYNGKPLPDSQLPLVYASNVSTESYGHLCMSNTLIPEKVAGKVVVCDRGSNARVEKGLEVRKAGGVGMILANTDSYGEELVADAHLLPTAAVGRKAGDAIKNYILSGHDPTATIGKVETNLGVQPSPVVAAFSSRGPNPLTPGILKPDLIAPGVNILAGWTGKAGPTGLENDTRHVSFNIISGTSMSCPHVSGLAALLKASHPEWSPAAIRSALMTTAYTTYKNGETIIDVASGIASTPFDLGAGHVNPVAALDPGLVYDATVDDYLSFLCALKYSSDQIKKATNRDFTCDSSKNYSTGDLNYPSFAVPLTTASGKGGGLGVSSTVKYTRTLTNVGTPATYKVVVSPSKVPSVKIVVEPESLAFNGAYEKKSYTVTFIATSMPSGSTSFAQLEWSDGKHSVRSPVAFTWT, encoded by the coding sequence ATGAAGATTATGGCTTTCGGGTTTCTACATATGGTTCTTGTGCTCGTAATCTTTGCTTGCGCGTACGCCGCGGCGGAAGAGCAAAgcaggaaaacaaaacagactTACATAGTTCGGATGGACAAGACGAGCATGCCAGCGAGCTTCAATGATCATTCTCAGTGGTATGCAGCATCTTTAAAATCCGTATCGGACTCGGCGGAGATGCTTTACACTTACAACAACGCAATACATGGCTTCTCCACAGCGCTAACCGTCGAGGAAGCCGAGTCACTTGAACAGCAATCGGGAATCCTCAGTGTCCAGCCTGAAGTGAGATACGAGCTGCACACAACTCGGACGCCAGAGTTCCTCGGAATAGAGAACACCGAGGCTCCTCTCTTTCCCACGTCCAACCAAGAGAGCGACGTGATTGTTGGAGTGTTCGACACAGGTGTATGGCCTGAGCTTAAGAGCTTTGACGACACAGGGATGGGGCCTGTACCGAGGGGCTGGAAAGGTGGATGTGAGGTTGCGACCACCTTTTTGTCATCGAGCTGCAACCGCAAACTTATTGGCGCAAGGTTTTTCTCGAAAGGGTATGAACTTGCAATTGGATCAATTGACCCAAAGACGGAATCAAAATCACCTAGGGATGATGATGGCCATGGAACTCACACCTCAACCACAGCAGCTGGATCGGCCGTTGCAGGAGCTAACCTCTTCGGCTATGCTTCTGGGATAGCTCGTGGTATGGCCACACAGGCCCGAATCGCCGTATACAAGGTGTGCTGGCTTGGTGGGTGTTTCAGCACCGACATCGTGGCAGCAATGGACAAAGCCATCGAAGACGGAGTCCATGTTATATCCATGTCTATTGGGGGAGGGATATCCGAGTACTACAATGACataattgccactgcagctttCAACGCAACGGCCCAGGGTATCATTGTATCGTGCTCGGCGGGAAATAGTGGACCTGATCCCGGAAGTCTAACCAATGTAGCGCCATGGATAACCACTGTGGGTGCCGGAACTTTGGACCGTGATTTTCCCGCAGTTGTTAACCTTGGAAACAGGAGGAGTTACACTGGTGTATCACTCTATAACGGGAAACCGTTACCTGATTCACAATTACCACTTGTTTATGCCAGCAATGTAAGCACCGAATCATACGGTCATCTGTGCATGAGCAACACACTAATTCCAGAAAAAGTTGCTGGGAAAGTTGTAGTATGTGATAGAGGATCAAATGCAAGAGTGGAAAAGGGTTTGGAAGTTAGAAAGGCTGGTGGCGTGGGGATGATATTAGCTAACACAGATTCTTATGGGGAGGAGCTAGTTGCAGATGCGCATCTTTTGCCTACAGCAGCTGTAGGTCGGAAAGCCGGTGACGCCATAAAGAATTATATCCTCTCGGGTCATGATCCCACAGCTACAATTGGTAAAGTAGAGACAAACTTAGGAGTTCAACCATCACCGGTGGTTGCAGCATTCAGTTCTAGAGGTCCGAATCCGCTCACTCCAGGAATACTCAAACCAGATCTTATAGCGCCAGGAGTCAATATCCTAGCTGGGTGGACAGGCAAAGCCGGACCAACAGGGCTGGAAAATGATACCAGGCATGTAAGCTTCAATATCATTTCTGGTACATCCATGTCGTGCCCGCATGTTAGCGGGTTAGCAGCCCTCCTCAAGGCTTCTCACCCTGAATGGAGCCCCGCAGCCATTAGGTCTGCCCTCATGACCACAGCTTACACTACATACAAAAATGGGGAAACCATAATAGATGTTGCTTCTGGAATAGCCTCGACACCTTTCGACTTAGGCGCGGGACATGTGAATCCAGTTGCTGCTCTTGATCCTGGCCTAGTGTACGATGCCACGGTAGATGACTACCTAAGCTTCCTATGCGCCTTAAAATATAGTTCAGATCAGATTAAGAAAGCTACAAACAGAGACTTCACCTGTGATTCAAGCAAGAACTACAGCACGGGAGATCTTAATTACCCATCTTTTGCTGTTCCACTAACGACAGCTTCAGGCAAAGGGGGTGGCCTTGGCGTTTCAAGCACAGTTAAATACACTAGGACACTGACTAATGTTGGCACACCGGCTACATATAAGGTTGTCGTGTCACCATCAAAGGTTCCCTCTGTGAAGATTGTGGTTGAGCCAGAATCACTGGCGTTCAATGGTGCTTATGAGAAGAAGAGTTACACGGTGACGTTCATTGCCACTTCAATGCCATCTGGTTCGACCAGCTTCGCTCAATTGGAATGGTCGGATGGGAAACACTCTGTTCGTAGTCCGGTTGCTTTCACCTGGACATGA